One genomic segment of Musa acuminata AAA Group cultivar baxijiao chromosome BXJ3-3, Cavendish_Baxijiao_AAA, whole genome shotgun sequence includes these proteins:
- the LOC135633108 gene encoding BSD domain-containing protein C22A12.14c-like: MDFFKSVFSADPTSPRQKNSPPESPHHSPDGDERSSFGETGGWSFGGFVKTFATKSESVIRTYRRDLEEFGSGIKRETAFLGDATARAVLDLPGSLDAGASVAQESLESVGRIVDDIGGSVWRGTAEIISRGKEAIMSMEAEDSRTDQYPFDQGPQNGSPSSRRYNRFEAQLLAIQFDVNTFSEEPEDAQDFKNWRLGFDLAEKEDEIERLCYENGSLEGFLEKLVPRLVDYETFWCRYYYRVHKLKQAEDARAKLVKRVISGEEEEDLSWEVDDEEEDEEVEKDDKKEEILTENKEVQEEGKKDEIAKVVQKEDMNFESVIMEKHAEVSQVENLETSTANIDEGVSTDPGKAENPEIICKEEMNSKSDDETDGKTVQKGKTDDVGLCKDSSSSIVSSQHSVQEEDDLEWDEIEDLDEHDEKKSGDKSVNPLREDLRKRLSVVEDDEDLSWDIEDDDVSTQS, encoded by the coding sequence ATGGATTTCTTCAAATCCGTCTTCTCCGCCGATCCGACCTCCCCCCGGCAGAAGAATTCTCCGCCGGAATCCCCCCACCACTCACCGGACGGCGATGAACGAAGCAGCTTCGGCGAGACTGGCGGTTGGAGCTTTGGAGGGTTCGTGAAGACCTTCGCCACCAAGTCCGAATCGGTGATCCGGACCTACCGCCGGGACCTCGAGGAGTTCGGATCCGGCATCAAGAGGGAGACGGCGTTCCTCGGGGATGCCACCGCCCGCGCGGTCCTCGACCTCCCGGGCTCCCTCGATGCGGGTGCCTCCGTCGCTCAGGAGTCCCTGGAGTCCGTCGGCCGGATCGTCGACGACATCGGCGGTTCGGTGTGGCGGGGCACGGCCGAGATCATCTCCCGGGGTAAGGAAGCGATCATGTCGATGGAGGCCGAGGACAGTAGAACCGACCAGTACCCGTTCGATCAGGGGCCCCAGAATGGGTCTCCTTCTTCGAGAAGGTACAACCGGTTCGAGGCGCAGCTGCTTGCGATCCAGTTCGATGTGAATACGTTCTCGGAGGAGCCGGAGGATGCCCAGGATTTCAAAAATTGGAGATTAGGATTTGATTTGGCCGAGAAAGAGGATGAAATTGAGAGGCTGTGCTATGAGAATGGGTCGTTGGAGGGATTTCTTGAGAAGCTGGTGCCTCGATTGGTGGATTACGAGACATTCTGGTGCCGGTATTACTATCGTGTCCATAAGCTCAAGCAAGCGGAGGATGCAAGGGCAAAGCTAGTGAAAAGGGTGATTTcaggggaagaagaggaggatttgAGTTGGGAGGTAGACGATgaggaagaggatgaagaagtTGAGAAGGATGACAAGAAAGAAGAAATTTTGACAGAGAATAAAGAAGTAcaggaagaaggaaaaaaggaTGAGATTGCCAAGGTGGTGCAGAAGGAAGACATGAATTTTGAGTCTGTCATCATGGAGAAACATGCTGAGGTTTCTCAGGTCGAGAATTTGGAAACTTCGACAGCTAACATTGACGAGGGAGTGAGTACCGATCCAGGAAAGGCAGAAAATCCTGAAATTATTTGCAAGGAGGAGATGAACTCAAAGTCGGATGATGAAACAGATGGTAAGACAGTGCAAAAAGGGAAGACGGATGATGTAGGGTTGTGCAAGGATAGCAGCTCTTCAATTGTCTCAAGCCAGCATTCTGTGCAGGAGGAAGATGATCTCGAGTGGGATGAAATCGAGGATCTTGATGAACATGATGAGAAAAAATCTGGTGACAAGAGTGTAAACCCTCTTCGGGAGGATTTGCGCAAGAGACTCAGTGTCGTTGAGGATGACGAGGATCTTAGTTGGGATATTGAAGATGACGATGTGTCTACACAATCTTGA